A portion of the Halalkalicoccus subterraneus genome contains these proteins:
- a CDS encoding ABC transporter ATP-binding protein, with protein MSTSDSPPASRREKIDAMTSVLRYNPRLTGGIIALGVLAATLEGVGLSFILPIIELVQSEGGTATDGIAGVFVAVYRTVGVPLTLGTAVAGVVLVMSVRFTASFFVAWFREALRTYYIRDLQTEAFSNAFDAKISYFDEEGSDDVLNAIITQTFYAGRVIESLVLFFEQSLLAVAYGAIALVISPVLTVVTAVALGGATYLSRSMVESGYDVGESVADANERRQEAAQAGTQGMRDIRIFGIGDELYADFRRAVEQYTDARITLRRNEALISNFYQFVVAVSVFGLIYLSLTLVELSLSYLGLFLFAMFRLGPKASRANELVYQIENDLPHLVRTQAFTAELARHTEPSISTHPVPKTVDSLTADGVEFSYDGETPVLRGIDFEARKGESIAFIGQSGAGKSTIVSLLSRMYEPTGGEIRANGTSIHGMDIDEWREHIAVVRQDPYVFNDTLRYNLTIGNRNVSRKELDRICAVARVDEFLDDLPNGYETYVGDEGVRLSGGQKQRVALARALLDDADVLILDEATSDLDSNLEREVQRAIETMDHDYIVVTIAHRLSTVKNADRIYTLEEGRIAEAGDHSELVENDGTYADLYAIQTEG; from the coding sequence ATGTCAACCTCCGACTCACCGCCTGCTTCGAGACGGGAAAAGATCGACGCGATGACGAGCGTCCTCAGGTACAATCCACGGCTTACGGGCGGGATCATCGCGCTCGGCGTGCTCGCCGCGACGCTAGAGGGGGTCGGACTGAGCTTCATCCTTCCCATCATCGAGTTGGTCCAGTCCGAGGGCGGAACCGCCACGGACGGGATCGCGGGCGTCTTCGTTGCCGTGTACCGCACGGTGGGCGTGCCGTTGACCCTCGGAACGGCGGTGGCGGGCGTGGTACTCGTCATGAGCGTCAGATTCACCGCGAGTTTCTTCGTGGCGTGGTTCCGGGAGGCGTTACGCACCTACTACATCCGAGACCTCCAGACGGAGGCGTTCTCGAACGCCTTCGACGCGAAGATCTCGTACTTCGATGAGGAGGGCTCCGACGACGTGCTGAACGCGATCATCACACAGACGTTCTACGCCGGGCGGGTAATCGAGAGCTTGGTGCTCTTCTTCGAACAGTCGCTGCTCGCCGTCGCGTACGGAGCCATCGCGTTGGTCATCTCGCCGGTACTCACCGTCGTTACCGCCGTGGCACTCGGGGGCGCGACGTACCTCTCACGCAGCATGGTAGAGTCGGGCTACGACGTCGGGGAGTCTGTCGCGGACGCGAACGAACGGCGCCAAGAAGCGGCACAAGCGGGGACACAAGGGATGCGGGACATCCGTATCTTCGGCATCGGCGACGAACTCTACGCCGACTTCCGGCGGGCGGTCGAGCAGTACACGGACGCCCGGATCACGCTGCGTCGCAACGAGGCGTTGATATCCAACTTCTATCAGTTCGTCGTCGCCGTCTCGGTCTTCGGACTCATCTATCTCTCCCTGACCCTCGTCGAGTTGAGCCTGAGTTATCTCGGACTGTTCCTCTTCGCGATGTTCCGGCTCGGCCCGAAGGCCAGTCGCGCCAACGAGTTGGTGTACCAGATCGAGAACGACCTCCCGCATCTCGTCCGCACGCAGGCGTTCACCGCCGAGTTGGCTCGACACACCGAGCCCTCGATCAGCACTCACCCGGTCCCGAAGACGGTCGACTCGCTCACCGCCGACGGCGTCGAGTTTTCCTATGACGGGGAAACCCCGGTCCTGCGTGGGATCGACTTCGAGGCCCGGAAGGGCGAATCCATCGCGTTCATCGGCCAGTCGGGCGCGGGGAAGTCCACGATCGTGTCGTTGCTCTCACGGATGTACGAGCCGACCGGCGGAGAGATCCGGGCGAACGGGACCTCCATTCACGGGATGGACATCGACGAGTGGCGCGAACACATCGCGGTCGTCCGACAGGACCCCTACGTGTTCAACGACACGCTCCGGTACAACCTCACGATCGGTAACCGGAACGTCTCCCGGAAGGAACTCGACAGGATCTGTGCGGTCGCCCGTGTCGACGAGTTCCTCGACGACCTCCCGAACGGGTACGAAACGTACGTCGGTGACGAGGGCGTTCGCCTCTCTGGCGGCCAGAAACAGCGCGTCGCGCTCGCCAGAGCGTTGCTCGACGACGCCGACGTACTGATACTGGACGAGGCGACGAGCGATCTCGACTCCAATCTCGAACGCGAGGTCCAGCGAGCCATCGAGACGATGGACCACGACTACATCGTCGTCACGATCGCACACCGACTCTCGACGGTGAAGAACGCGGATCGGATCTACACGCTCGAGGAGGGTCGAATAGCGGAAGCGGGTGATCACAGCGAGTTGGTCGAGAACGACGGGACGTACGCCGACCTCTATGCGATCCAGACGGAGGGCTAA
- a CDS encoding glycosyltransferase family 4 protein, translating to MSLTIAFVHPSYPQSEGTGATHSASRIVFELAERGHEVTVYCRERPPEGADADVGDGVSVRPLDPSGYPYHTGFQLNDALCERAGELGDYDVVHSYVMNAMPALGRAVADTGVATVVTLNAYGAICPKNDLRYLDRNACTANGLAKCTACSIATSGGHDEYSASYRAASRMGYLELIRRGEAVADRIDGYHALSPHLRETYAEFGFPRERLTVIPNLADERFDRRHGSDFTEPYELLYVGSLDEHKGVERLLPVLSSLRRRSAVDFRLTVVGDGGLRSELKRRAEDEGVASAVSFTGWLPNEDLPAVFASHDLFVYPGQWDEPFGRVFLEALATGTPVVASDVGSVATIVGDGGRTTDGSVEGFVDVITGAVQDGVLPELSVRARERIKEYRADVVIPQFEALYEQCLSR from the coding sequence ATGTCACTGACGATCGCCTTCGTTCACCCGAGCTACCCCCAAAGCGAGGGGACGGGTGCGACTCACAGTGCCTCGCGCATCGTCTTCGAACTGGCCGAGCGGGGCCACGAGGTCACCGTCTACTGTCGCGAGCGACCGCCCGAGGGTGCCGACGCCGATGTCGGTGACGGGGTTTCCGTTCGCCCGCTCGACCCGTCGGGGTACCCCTACCACACCGGGTTTCAGTTGAACGACGCGCTGTGCGAACGGGCCGGGGAGCTCGGTGACTACGACGTCGTCCACAGCTACGTCATGAACGCCATGCCGGCGCTGGGGAGAGCCGTAGCCGACACGGGCGTGGCGACCGTCGTGACGCTCAACGCCTATGGCGCGATCTGTCCGAAAAACGACCTCCGGTATCTGGACCGGAACGCGTGTACCGCAAACGGGCTCGCCAAATGCACCGCGTGTTCGATCGCCACCAGCGGCGGTCACGACGAGTACAGCGCGTCCTACCGTGCGGCGAGCAGAATGGGGTATCTGGAACTGATACGGCGAGGCGAGGCGGTGGCCGACCGTATCGACGGCTACCACGCGCTCTCACCGCACCTCCGGGAGACGTACGCGGAGTTCGGGTTTCCCCGAGAACGGCTCACAGTGATCCCGAACCTCGCCGATGAACGGTTCGACAGACGCCACGGGAGCGACTTCACGGAGCCGTACGAGCTGCTGTACGTGGGCTCCCTCGACGAACACAAGGGCGTCGAGCGCCTGCTCCCGGTTCTGTCGTCGCTCCGTCGCCGTTCGGCGGTCGATTTCCGCCTGACGGTCGTCGGGGACGGGGGACTGCGATCGGAGCTGAAACGACGGGCCGAGGACGAGGGCGTCGCGTCCGCGGTCTCGTTCACCGGGTGGCTCCCCAACGAGGATCTCCCGGCCGTCTTCGCTTCCCACGACCTCTTCGTCTATCCGGGCCAGTGGGACGAGCCGTTCGGCCGGGTGTTTCTCGAGGCGCTCGCGACCGGCACGCCGGTCGTCGCAAGCGACGTCGGGAGCGTGGCGACGATCGTCGGCGACGGGGGACGAACCACGGACGGGTCGGTCGAAGGGTTCGTGGACGTCATCACCGGCGCGGTCCAAGACGGGGTCCTGCCCGAACTGTCCGTTCGAGCGCGAGAGCGGATCAAGGAGTACCGAGCCGACGTCGTCATCCCCCAGTTCGAGGCCCTCTACGAGCAGTGTCTCAGCCGCTGA
- a CDS encoding alkaline phosphatase family protein has protein sequence METRSRLRRALHNPVLFLRGINRLFYRRLGTREYNPDGIDVFAADWDTLILLDACRYDMFERCADLPGRLERRRSRGSTTVEFLQANVAGRDLSDTVYVTANPQLYQHRASIRPAFHEVVDVWREDGWDEDHGTVLPGTLTAYARQAVERHPNKRLVVHYMQPHYPFLGSDAGFDKGHLDGTGVEAENVWNRLLQGTLDLDRSEIWRLYDENLERVLPSVEELLTELDGKTVVTADHGNMIGERAFPVPFREWGHPRGIYTDELVDVPWLVSESGPRRRITRGTVEERAGTVEENVVTDRLRNLGYAE, from the coding sequence ATGGAGACGCGCTCACGGTTGCGCCGCGCGCTGCACAACCCGGTGTTGTTCCTGCGCGGCATCAACCGGCTGTTCTACCGTCGCCTCGGGACTCGGGAGTACAATCCCGACGGCATCGACGTCTTCGCGGCGGACTGGGACACGCTGATCCTCCTCGATGCCTGTCGCTACGATATGTTCGAGCGCTGTGCGGACCTCCCGGGACGGCTCGAACGCCGCCGCTCGCGGGGATCGACGACCGTGGAGTTCCTTCAGGCGAACGTCGCCGGCCGTGATCTCAGCGACACCGTGTACGTGACGGCCAACCCCCAACTCTACCAGCATCGGGCGTCGATACGGCCCGCGTTCCACGAAGTCGTCGACGTCTGGCGCGAGGACGGCTGGGACGAGGACCATGGAACCGTTCTCCCCGGGACCCTCACGGCGTACGCCCGGCAAGCGGTGGAGCGACACCCCAACAAACGACTCGTCGTGCACTACATGCAGCCACACTACCCCTTCTTGGGGTCGGACGCCGGGTTCGATAAGGGCCATCTCGACGGGACCGGCGTCGAGGCCGAAAACGTCTGGAACCGTCTCCTGCAGGGGACGCTCGACCTCGACCGGAGCGAAATATGGCGCCTCTACGACGAAAACCTCGAACGCGTGCTCCCGTCGGTCGAGGAGCTCCTGACCGAACTCGACGGAAAGACCGTCGTGACAGCCGATCACGGGAACATGATCGGCGAACGGGCGTTTCCCGTCCCGTTTCGCGAGTGGGGCCACCCCCGGGGGATCTACACGGACGAGCTCGTCGACGTTCCGTGGCTCGTTTCGGAGTCCGGACCACGGCGGCGGATAACCCGAGGCACCGTCGAGGAGCGGGCGGGAACCGTCGAGGAGAACGTCGTGACCGATCGCCTACGAAACCTCGGATACGCGGAATGA
- a CDS encoding glycosyltransferase family 4 protein encodes MHVLLATNNLFPDPEATGSGRYNYEVGRRLADRGHRVSVLTRRRGETPTRETVAGMDVRRYRASIPRLPLTLREIAQHVAAVEAAKPVDLLSGHGALSSFGVDRAIDATVPRTYTLHGLWAVEYDQRASSTPASAPWHWLNRRMRHRIEARNIAHSGVVVVLSEFMDERLERFHPEAPPSTIIPGGADTTRFRPGAATETNAFSTTGPNFLTVRRLTPRMGLETLLDAFGSVVETTPDAHLYIGGSGPLREDLESRSEHLGIDSAVTFLGYVPEDELAATYAGADVFVLPTLELEGFGLVTPEALAAGTPVIGTNAGATPEILGDLERDPNIPEPLLVAPGDTEELAARMTAWQALSPAERAAAGEASRAYVTNAGYTWEAVTDRVEALFEQQVQRTT; translated from the coding sequence ATGCACGTGTTGCTGGCGACGAACAACCTCTTTCCCGACCCCGAGGCGACGGGTTCGGGCCGGTACAACTACGAGGTCGGGCGTCGGCTCGCAGATCGGGGCCACCGCGTCTCCGTCCTCACGAGGCGACGGGGCGAGACGCCGACACGGGAGACCGTCGCCGGAATGGACGTGCGCCGATACCGGGCGTCGATCCCCCGTCTTCCCCTGACGCTGCGCGAGATCGCCCAGCACGTCGCGGCCGTCGAGGCGGCGAAACCGGTAGACCTCCTGAGTGGTCACGGGGCGTTGAGTTCGTTCGGCGTCGACCGAGCGATCGACGCTACGGTTCCCAGAACGTACACGCTACACGGGCTGTGGGCCGTCGAATACGACCAGCGGGCGTCGTCAACCCCGGCGTCGGCACCGTGGCACTGGCTCAACCGACGTATGCGACACCGGATCGAGGCACGAAACATCGCCCACAGCGGGGTCGTCGTCGTGCTCAGCGAGTTCATGGACGAGCGTCTCGAACGGTTCCATCCCGAGGCCCCGCCGAGCACGATCATTCCCGGTGGGGCCGATACGACACGCTTCCGGCCCGGAGCAGCCACGGAAACGAACGCCTTCTCCACGACGGGGCCGAACTTCCTCACCGTCCGCCGGCTGACGCCGCGAATGGGGCTTGAGACGCTGCTCGATGCCTTCGGATCGGTCGTCGAGACGACGCCGGACGCGCACCTCTATATCGGCGGGAGCGGTCCGCTCCGCGAGGATCTGGAGTCGCGTTCGGAGCACCTCGGGATCGATTCGGCCGTGACGTTCCTCGGCTACGTACCCGAGGACGAGCTCGCAGCGACGTACGCCGGGGCCGACGTGTTCGTCCTGCCGACCCTAGAACTGGAGGGGTTCGGGCTCGTCACGCCGGAGGCGCTGGCGGCAGGTACGCCGGTCATCGGCACGAACGCCGGCGCGACGCCGGAGATCCTCGGCGATCTCGAGCGAGATCCGAACATCCCGGAGCCCCTACTGGTCGCCCCCGGGGACACCGAGGAGCTGGCAGCACGGATGACCGCCTGGCAGGCGCTGTCGCCGGCCGAGCGGGCGGCGGCGGGCGAGGCGTCTCGAGCCTACGTCACTAACGCGGGCTACACCTGGGAGGCAGTCACCGACCGCGTCGAGGCGCTCTTCGAGCAGCAGGTCCAACGCACAACGTAA
- a CDS encoding glycosyltransferase: protein MRSASESDERIRVLHVCKHYHPFTGGVENVVNRLVTGIDDVSFRVLTAVQRGRGRVDEVDGVTVVRAGNLGNIKSTPLVPTFPLRLREQLRWADLVHYHLPFPVGPVSHLLARTDTPVVATFHDDVIGKGPVVYPYEPVLDRFLRSARRVLVTSPNMRDQCSRIAPFADKTTVIPLGVDTDDTPISPRRPSGRRVLFVGRLVPFKGVTHLVSAMRGVDGTLTVVGTGPERERLERQAAAQDVADTVTFEGFVSDDRLAHLYGESDVFVLPSVEANESFGIVQLEAMSQGLPVVNTALPTGVPYVSVDGKTGLTVAPGDPQALADAIETLLEDRERYERYSVNAQRRVRREFSSDRMLRETERVYREVLDGGP from the coding sequence ATGAGGAGCGCCTCCGAATCGGACGAGCGGATACGTGTGCTCCACGTTTGCAAACATTATCACCCGTTTACCGGCGGCGTCGAGAACGTAGTCAACCGTTTGGTCACCGGCATCGACGACGTTTCGTTCCGCGTGTTGACGGCGGTTCAACGCGGTCGGGGACGCGTCGACGAAGTGGACGGCGTGACCGTCGTTCGCGCCGGAAACCTCGGGAACATCAAATCGACGCCGCTGGTTCCGACGTTCCCGCTCCGCCTGCGCGAGCAACTCCGGTGGGCGGACCTCGTCCACTACCACCTCCCGTTCCCGGTCGGACCGGTGAGCCATCTGCTCGCCCGTACCGACACGCCGGTCGTGGCGACGTTTCACGACGACGTCATCGGCAAGGGCCCGGTCGTCTATCCCTACGAGCCGGTCCTCGATCGATTCCTCCGGAGTGCTCGTCGAGTGCTGGTCACGTCACCGAACATGCGCGATCAATGCTCTCGCATCGCGCCGTTCGCCGACAAGACGACGGTGATCCCGCTCGGCGTCGACACCGACGACACGCCGATCAGTCCTCGCCGACCGTCCGGACGGCGGGTGCTGTTCGTCGGGCGCCTCGTCCCGTTCAAGGGTGTCACCCACCTCGTCTCGGCGATGCGCGGGGTTGACGGAACGCTCACAGTCGTCGGAACGGGCCCCGAACGCGAGCGTCTCGAACGACAGGCTGCGGCCCAAGACGTCGCCGACACGGTGACGTTCGAGGGGTTCGTCTCCGACGACCGATTGGCCCACCTCTACGGCGAGTCGGACGTGTTCGTCCTTCCATCGGTGGAGGCCAACGAGTCGTTCGGAATCGTGCAACTCGAGGCGATGAGCCAGGGGCTTCCCGTGGTCAACACGGCGCTTCCAACGGGCGTCCCCTACGTCAGCGTCGACGGGAAAACGGGTCTGACGGTGGCTCCCGGTGATCCTCAGGCACTCGCCGACGCCATCGAGACGCTACTCGAGGACCGCGAGCGCTATGAGCGCTACTCCGTGAACGCACAGCGGCGGGTCCGCCGTGAGTTCAGCAGCGACCGGATGCTTCGCGAGACCGAACGGGTGTACCGTGAGGTCCTCGACGGCGGTCCGTGA
- a CDS encoding beta propeller repeat protein: MNRRRFIELSALGTTSAALAGCLGRQETEPSEENDTDESAGEEDDDNSDSDPEPEPEGGDGEPFYHYDLDVRDERENGQPVWIDHNERVYGRDDLSVVVSDDWWKTTEELYTFEDEDGRVENVVVPDSGEIIVAVGGQEYDDGGRVYRLTDDHTDHELLYQFDYGRVSNSLNHVTYEDIVLLACYELSDYEEGLHGNEVILSTDGGKSFKKILEPEVNSTEAANNHIHDVEWDPYAERIWVAMGDHGNSQLFWSDDVGESWETVDERGAITMVTQVAAFKDCVTLGSDGSPEGILRWERDGPDDVPEQASDFERVHVQIKTDPDDDTMGMYARRRWHIRENLEEGRELCLMPFGYSPMNDTAEDSVLLASVDGDEWYELHRTETREILLTNVMGPLSMDGECRMLLSDSNQGEGYQIEGTVPQFWD; encoded by the coding sequence ATGAACCGTCGACGATTTATCGAACTCTCGGCGCTGGGTACGACCAGTGCCGCACTCGCGGGGTGTCTCGGGAGGCAGGAAACCGAACCGTCGGAGGAGAACGATACCGATGAGTCCGCCGGAGAAGAGGACGACGACAACAGCGATAGCGACCCCGAACCCGAGCCCGAAGGTGGCGACGGCGAACCCTTCTATCACTACGATCTCGACGTTCGCGACGAACGCGAGAACGGACAGCCGGTGTGGATCGACCACAACGAGCGCGTCTACGGTCGTGACGATCTCAGCGTGGTTGTGAGCGACGACTGGTGGAAAACAACTGAGGAACTGTACACGTTCGAGGACGAGGACGGTCGCGTCGAAAACGTCGTCGTGCCCGACAGCGGGGAGATCATCGTCGCCGTTGGCGGCCAGGAGTACGATGACGGTGGGCGCGTCTATCGGCTCACCGATGATCACACCGATCACGAACTCCTCTACCAGTTCGACTACGGGCGCGTCTCGAACAGCCTCAACCACGTTACGTACGAGGACATCGTACTTCTGGCGTGCTACGAACTCTCGGACTACGAGGAAGGATTGCACGGCAACGAGGTCATTCTCTCGACTGACGGCGGGAAGTCATTCAAGAAGATCCTCGAGCCCGAGGTCAACAGCACCGAGGCGGCGAACAACCACATTCACGACGTCGAATGGGACCCCTACGCCGAGCGGATCTGGGTCGCGATGGGAGATCACGGCAACTCGCAACTCTTCTGGAGCGACGACGTGGGCGAATCGTGGGAGACGGTCGACGAACGGGGCGCGATCACGATGGTCACGCAGGTCGCCGCCTTCAAGGACTGCGTGACGCTCGGGTCGGACGGGTCGCCCGAAGGGATCCTTCGGTGGGAGCGCGACGGTCCCGACGACGTCCCCGAACAGGCGAGCGACTTCGAACGGGTGCACGTCCAGATCAAGACCGATCCCGACGACGACACGATGGGGATGTACGCTCGGCGACGCTGGCACATCCGAGAGAACCTCGAGGAGGGGCGCGAACTCTGTCTCATGCCCTTCGGATATTCGCCGATGAACGACACCGCGGAGGATTCGGTCCTCCTCGCGAGCGTCGACGGCGACGAGTGGTACGAACTCCACCGCACCGAAACCCGCGAGATCCTGCTGACAAATGTTATGGGCCCGCTGTCGATGGATGGTGAGTGTCGAATGCTCCTCTCGGACAGCAACCAGGGCGAGGGCTATCAGATCGAGGGGACGGTTCCCCAGTTCTGGGACTGA
- a CDS encoding E3 binding domain-containing protein encodes MGYVVKMPKLGLEMERGTMLEWYIDEGESVTEDEVIAEIESEKSIGEIEAREDGVLRVRALEEGDSIPPGTPIGIVAGADEDITELEAEFDTDEEGTDTTEVDKSASTATASSNTDTGEAASATPRTETDESADVKASPRAERRAKELGVKLADIGGSGPQGAIIEADVEAAATEDTGASAAATAEQVRASPRAKHRAEELGVDLTTVDGSGPQGAITEDDIETAADGTETPTAAIDAAGAKDEHAVAPSGRYRTATLVIEGEAADTVIEAVDLAGQAFDVEPSLVDVLTVAVSATVRDRPEFNATVEDETHQLRTQQDIAIGTTSDGDLLTPVIENAGELSFAELVEARHETVDTAIASGVADGRATFALGLEEEIDAPVESLLTAPTVAGLLVNSSRRRAIPAENGVSLERCLSLSLAYDTRVLGDRDAEMFLETLLEHIDNTPELVLRTYSERVR; translated from the coding sequence ATGGGTTATGTTGTCAAGATGCCGAAATTGGGACTCGAGATGGAACGAGGGACGATGCTCGAGTGGTATATCGACGAGGGAGAGTCGGTTACGGAGGACGAGGTGATCGCCGAAATCGAATCGGAAAAGAGCATCGGCGAGATCGAGGCCCGTGAGGACGGCGTCCTCCGAGTCAGAGCGCTCGAGGAGGGCGACTCGATTCCGCCGGGAACGCCGATCGGGATCGTCGCCGGCGCCGACGAGGACATCACTGAGTTGGAGGCCGAGTTCGATACCGACGAGGAGGGAACCGACACGACCGAGGTGGATAAGTCGGCATCGACCGCTACGGCGTCATCGAATACCGATACGGGAGAGGCTGCGAGCGCAACACCACGCACGGAGACGGACGAAAGTGCGGACGTGAAGGCCTCCCCACGGGCGGAACGTCGAGCAAAGGAGCTCGGTGTCAAGCTCGCCGACATCGGGGGGAGCGGCCCACAGGGTGCGATCATCGAAGCCGACGTCGAAGCGGCGGCTACCGAGGACACGGGAGCGAGCGCAGCGGCGACTGCCGAACAAGTCAGGGCCTCTCCACGGGCGAAACATCGCGCCGAGGAGCTCGGGGTCGATCTCACGACGGTCGATGGGTCGGGTCCACAGGGAGCGATCACCGAGGACGACATCGAAACGGCGGCCGACGGGACCGAGACGCCGACGGCAGCTATCGATGCTGCGGGCGCCAAAGACGAACACGCAGTCGCCCCGTCGGGTCGATACCGAACCGCGACGCTCGTTATCGAGGGCGAGGCGGCCGATACGGTTATCGAAGCGGTCGATCTCGCGGGGCAGGCGTTCGACGTCGAGCCCTCGCTGGTGGACGTGTTGACGGTGGCGGTCTCGGCGACGGTACGTGATCGGCCCGAATTCAACGCGACGGTCGAGGACGAAACCCACCAGCTTCGCACCCAACAAGACATCGCCATCGGGACGACATCCGACGGCGACCTGCTCACGCCCGTCATCGAGAACGCCGGCGAACTGTCGTTCGCAGAGCTCGTCGAGGCTCGTCACGAGACGGTCGATACGGCGATCGCGAGCGGCGTGGCCGACGGCCGCGCCACGTTCGCACTCGGGCTCGAGGAAGAGATCGACGCTCCAGTCGAGTCACTGCTCACGGCGCCGACGGTCGCCGGTCTACTCGTGAACAGCTCGCGCCGACGGGCCATCCCGGCCGAAAACGGCGTTTCACTCGAACGATGTCTCTCGCTGTCGCTCGCGTACGATACGCGTGTGCTCGGTGATCGAGACGCCGAGATGTTCTTAGAGACGCTTCTCGAACACATCGACAACACACCCGAACTCGTGTTGCGAACCTACAGCGAACGGGTTCGATAA
- a CDS encoding NAD(+)/NADH kinase, protein MGDRIGLIVNPSAGRDIRRLTGGATVVDNYAKRRVAECVLEGLQAVSNPPEALLMPDTAGIAASAAEESPDVETALLDLPIEGTAADTRRAAARFRAETDAIVVLGGDGTSRDTALECGDVPLLSVSTGTNNVVPTAIDGTLAGAAAALIATGGVDAEAVTTHHGMVEARTTSDERVTGLASVELSDRTFIGTRAMIDPADLAGGIVSRANPADIGLSSVAGAFGSLAPDDPDAVGLRLADAETAPQTATAVVAPGMVADLGVEERRRLSPDESMTVDVTEGVLGADGERELEVVDEVVAFRALDSGPRLVSFEAFFEETAQSGLFAHR, encoded by the coding sequence GTGGGCGATCGTATCGGACTGATCGTCAACCCCTCGGCTGGACGGGATATTCGGCGACTGACCGGCGGTGCGACGGTTGTCGACAACTACGCGAAGCGCCGGGTCGCCGAATGCGTTCTCGAAGGGCTGCAGGCCGTTTCGAACCCTCCCGAAGCGCTTTTGATGCCCGACACTGCCGGGATCGCCGCGAGCGCCGCCGAGGAAAGCCCCGACGTCGAGACTGCGTTGCTCGATCTCCCCATCGAGGGGACCGCCGCCGACACCCGCCGGGCCGCGGCGCGGTTTCGTGCGGAGACCGACGCGATCGTCGTCCTCGGCGGCGACGGGACGAGCCGCGACACCGCCCTCGAGTGCGGTGACGTCCCGCTGCTTTCGGTCTCGACGGGGACGAACAACGTCGTCCCGACCGCCATCGACGGCACGCTCGCCGGGGCGGCCGCCGCACTCATTGCGACCGGCGGAGTCGACGCCGAGGCGGTCACGACTCACCACGGCATGGTCGAAGCCCGGACTACATCGGACGAGCGCGTCACCGGGCTTGCCTCGGTCGAACTCTCGGACCGGACGTTTATCGGGACCCGTGCGATGATCGACCCAGCCGATCTGGCCGGCGGGATCGTCTCGCGGGCGAACCCGGCCGATATCGGCCTCAGTAGCGTTGCGGGCGCGTTCGGCTCGCTTGCACCCGACGATCCGGACGCGGTCGGACTTCGGCTCGCCGACGCCGAGACGGCCCCACAAACGGCGACTGCGGTTGTCGCTCCCGGTATGGTGGCCGACCTCGGCGTCGAGGAACGCCGACGACTCTCACCGGACGAGTCGATGACGGTCGACGTCACCGAGGGCGTGCTCGGGGCCGACGGCGAGCGCGAGCTCGAAGTCGTCGATGAGGTCGTCGCGTTTCGAGCGCTCGATTCGGGCCCGCGGCTCGTCTCCTTCGAGGCGTTCTTCGAAGAAACCGCCCAGTCCGGCTTGTTCGCCCATCGATGA